The genomic segment AGACAGAATGTGAAAAAAAATAAGCAAGGAACATACGCATTTGGACAATCCAATCACCGCTCAGTTCATTCCAAACTTTGCCTTGGTGAAAATCTGAAATATTGATTCCTGTACAAGAGAAGAATTTAAAAACGATCTGTGCAAATTGTAATTTGTACAGTTTTTTGCAGATATATCCATTATCTTTCTGTACACGAATCGTGTTTCTGTTGTTTATGGCACATTCATCGAACAATTTTTGGTTTACTTGTGTTGTTCAAAGGGATTGATCCAACACGCGTCTTCCTTTACAGCATTATCCCATCTAGTCCTGAAAGTCCTCATTTCGCGATAGGATCTTAGCCTCACCTGCACATATGTGAGTCAATCACTAGCTTGGAAAGATAGGTTGAGATGGAACTAAAACGTCTCACTGAACTTACAGCGTATCTGTTATCAAAGTTGTCCTTTACTGAACTTGCCTGAATTTTACAACAGAAATATGTTTATTTTGATCAGATGAAGATACAGTTTCCATAAAGAAATCAAAGCAGTGATTTTGAATCggacaagttctttgaagatGAAGATTGATTGTACATGTTAGTATTGTGTACGTAAAGAATCATTTAACAAATGTATGTTTATTTTGATCACAAGAGAGAAGGCAGGAGCACGATTTGCATCAAGAAATCATACCACTGATTCTGAATAAGACAAGTTCTTGGACGGTGAAGATTGATTGTACAACTCCGTACTCGTCTGCATTAAGAACCAGAAATATTAATTGAAAGATATACAACAGCAATATCCCCAAAGAAATGCATATAGAATGAAAAGGAAGTAAGATTTGGGTTGAAAAGAAACCAAGGtcatatttatgaattttgtgTTTGTAAACACATCCAGAGCAGTAAAAGGTCTTTTCCTTAAAAATATGTCCTGTGTAGGATCAATGAGAAGCCAGAACAAAAACCGAACCATTTAATATGTACATCCTGTTCTTCTCAAAGGAAAGGTGACCCCGTCGGAGATTGAGCTGTGAAAATTATGGCTTTAGGACTAACATAcataaaatttcaatttatttctgTTTCCGCGGGGTTGAGAAAAGCTGCCTGATGCATCCACTCCAAATTCTTCCTACTGAGCAAGTATTTTTGCATTGAAAGTACATATTTAGGTTCTTATGACAAGAAAAGAAGCAATGGATGTATACCTTGTTTTTATCAGAAAGACCACCGAGTGTAGGAAGACCAAAATGAATTATATACTCTTTATCAACCACACCAACTTTAACTGTGCGATCACCCTGTATTGAACAAGATGTTATTCAGTATACAAAAAAGCGACTAGACAGAAACCATATTGAAAAAGAAACACTTGCCTGAGCACAATAACCAAGCTTCATATCGAGGCCCCAGGCATGGATCAAGTCATTCTGTGCCGATATGGCTATATTAGAAGTATATAGACATTTATGAACTTAAACACTAATATATTAACTTCATGGAAGCAAGCAAAGAACATACAAAGGATTGAAACACCGTTATATTTTAATCCCTGGTGATTTACAggaaatttgcatttttatcCACAGAATCACATAGAATTCAAATATTACTTTATTTTATCGGGTGATTCTTTATGTTGTGTAGTATCTGTTCTAATTTTGTTTTTTACCAAGTATTTTAGATCATAAACCTTGTGAAACTTCATGCTTGGCGATAATAGAACAAATACAATGCTTAAATACAGTATAACATATCCCATGAAATGTCAAAGTAAGAAGTAATTTCATATACAATAAGGTCCGTCAAGAAACTCTTCATAACTGAACGGAGCAAATATTGTACTAACCTGGATCATATACCAAGCACAACGCCAGGCTGCTCTTGAGATTACAGGAGCCATCATTTCCACCCAACTGCACCACATGAATAAAGATGGTAAAACACATGCAGCTGTTTTCTTATACAAGAAAGTCTACTGCTAATGTTTATGCCAGATATTTAAAACTGCTATAGAAGTGTTATTTTGAGATTGTGAAAAATGAGAAATAAATGTTGTGCTTACCCAACACAAGGGGGAGCTGTACTGTTATTAGAACATTTTCCACCGCCTGCAAACTTGTAGTATCTCCTATTCATGCAATGGATAAATGGGCTTAGAAAGGGTGTATGAGTCAGTGGTGGGCAGaagaatttgaatttgaatttgaatttcaaCTACTGATTTCTTTATGGCAGAGTTTTCTAAAGCATGAATGTTCATGAATTAGAACACAATTATGCAAGAATCTTCCACTAGGTTGAAGATTAGGTAACATGGCGAATCCCTATTTTTTCGAGCTAAACATAAAATACAAGACCTTTTCTAACCTGTGCACCTTTGAATCCCTCCTGCGTGTGGTAATGTGATGATGCACCTCAGATTTACGAGGATCAAGAGCAGGCTGTGAAATTTCAAGTCCTTCCTCCTTGATGATAGATATATACCTATATAATAAGCAAAACATCATGacaaaattattataaatatttcattgcGAAAAATAATTTCACTGACTGTAATTTTCAAGTCGCATAATTGCTCTTAAACACCATATATGTCAATATCCACTGGGTGCGATAGAACTGCAGGAAAACATCCAAAATCTATCTCGAATATTTTCCTTACAAAATAAAGTACTGCCTTGTTTTTCATTTTATGAGTTTTTCTGTAGGCACTTCATTTAACTCAAACCTATAAAAATGATCGCGGTTGAAACAGAACATAAGAATGAATTTGGAACCTAAATGCACCTTCCCGGATGAAAGTTTTCGACTCCCAGGTCCTCATcccacaaaaaaatatattcatattcaGCGACAATATCTGGATGCAGAAAACGCTTGGCGAACCACCTAGGCCCATGAGCAAAAATCTCAGACTTGTAAATACCTATTCAGAGAGGAAAAGCAAAACACAATTATATCACTGCGGACTTTATTCAATAATCATACCATTTTGTTTGATTCATGGCAGAGACATGAAGGACTTGACCACCCCATTCCTCATTCCATTCGTCAACGATCCCATCATAGTGAAAAAGTATCACCACAAAATTATTTTCCAGAAACTGCGGTGAATTCATTACAGTGCATCGATCCGTACATATCATACATGAAGAAGTGAACGTGAGATGAAACTTCATAAGAAGGAACCAACAAAGAAATGCAAACACATACCTTTTTAACAATTTGGTTTACTAAATGCTTTTGCTTTATCCCAACTGCAATGGCCAACAAACTTCTTGTAGGTGTAGGCTTGGTCTGATTCAAATATACCACGTATAGTAAATAAAAAATACGACAACTAGAAAGAAACATCACAAGAAGTACTATGCAACTTAGTAGCCACTGTTGAGCAAcaaaagaaggaaaaaattgCAAATATTTGACGCACAGAGATATTTGACCTAAAATTACGACATATTGTTTATTACTTTCATTGAGCTTGTATAATGCTACATAAGATAGTAATTTACAGGTCCAAACACTCGGAGAACTATCAAAATATCCCAGAAGAACAGAAAGTTCACTCCAAACCTTGTCAATTgttccaagaacttcttcatTACATTGTGGATAATAAAAGGTTTCCTCACTGGCCATCCCACTCAGAAGGCATACGTTGTGTTCTTTTAGTTAATATATCGGAAATTTAATAATAACCAAAAGTGAAATCACATAGAAATACAGAGTAGTACCTCTTAAAAATAGCCTCAACAATTATATGAAAGGTGTTACAAAATATGACCACCTTGTCAAACTAAATGAAATTGTATTATTATCGATACATACATCATCTGAAACAGGGCCCCACAGTGGGTGAGTTTCCAAGTTTGAAGTGGAGGAAACAATTCCTTCTGGCAAATTTTCACTACCCAAAGGCCTGCATTTTGCCTGAAAACATAAACAAAGTCTTTGAGTTAGAGGCAGTAACTGTTGAAAAATTCGTTCTAGAAAAACTTGACAAAAAAGTAAGTGTGAAGACCTTGCATTTTTCGAGGATTGTATTCTCAGTTGTCTTGTTCTCCGTTGAGGGTACCTACAAACACAGGGATCTTCTTCTTTTCAATGAGACAAATATTTCATGAAAGAAATGAAGTTTACTAGTTTTCATGCTTCTTCGAAAATTTAGCTCAAGTAGACAGGCATATTTATCAAAGTTTCTGAAACCAGAATACAAAAGCCTTTCACCTTGCTGTAATGTAACCAGCTCTAGTACTTTAAATGTCTTTAGTTCCCATGGACGTCAATTTTCAAAATCTACTCTGTCCATAATTTCCACATATTAAAATTACCTGGGAAACTCTCCCAGTTCCAAGCTTATTAAGAATTGAGGGCCAATTAACGGAACGAATGTATCCATTCTATATGGTTTTATGAGCCAAAGTTTCCAGCAGTGAATTTAAAATGCAACTCTGGTGTATTCACATCTGTTTATTTGTCTGGCTATAATATACCCAATATAATTTCTTGGTCAAATTTTCACATTTTTTCTAGAAAATATCAAGGACTTTTCCAAATAAGCTAATTTCCAATTAGAAATAAACTGAAAGTTAATAAAAAGATCTATCCCCCTCATAGTCTAGGGTGCGGCAAAATAGTAATTACATAAAAACTTACCTCACAATTTTCAGAGTCTGTGTATTTCAGTGTTCCGTTCCCGACAAATCCAGGGGATAACTGCATTGACAACACCACATTATAGCAATAAAACTAATGACTTAAAAAGGATTGTACAGGCACCCGTAAAAGCAATAAAACTAATGACTTAAAAAGGATTGTACAGGCACCCGTAAAGCCAAACATATAAAACTACATATAGTAGTTATTTTATTCGTACTCAGCAATAAGTTCAACCACAaaaaactaacttaaataagTAAATGGGTTGAAATCTTCGTAGAATTAACAAATACCCTGAAAGTTTCTGTCCCCAACAATGCACTTCCGATGAAGAAAACTCCACAAACAAGAGAAGCAGTGACAAAGAGACTCTGGAGACATGATCTGCTTCTAGGATCTGCAAATAGGGAAGCCTGCAAATGCAAAAAAGTTGGTCGGTAAGATAAATACaggaaataaaatttatataacaCTGCCCCCACAGTAAAAACACAAAGATTGTTACTCCAAATTAAAATCCAacaattcagcaatatcagatCAATCAACCCTCTTAAGCATAATGATAGGTGTTGCAAAAACTCCCGTAAATGTCACAGAGGAGAGAAGAAGAACAGGAAGAGAAAAAAAGGCCGCAATAAATATAGTCCATGTTAATTGCAACAAACAAAAAGGCGAAGGCGAGGTGAACTCGATTTCATGGAGTAAACTTATGGCAGCTTAATCAAATACATTCAAGAAAAGTCTAACCTCAGAACAGTTAGTGCAATATAAATTGTCGAATGGGCAAAAATCAAGTTACAACTGTTTCAACAACGAATATGATTTAAATCAGATTATCTTCTCTTTATTTTCCGATATATGCAACTAAAGCAAACTAATGATACTCAAAATTTGCAGACTTAAATCTTATTCTCCAGATCATTCATAAAAGGTGAATTATGGAGGTGTAGGACATAAAAACACAGCCCTGAGCGTACATCCCTTGGAAACTGGAATAGTAAAGAAACAGCTTGCTTTAACGTTGCTtaaatttaaatgattatttgtcAATATAATTTTCACCTTCTTTTAAATGGTTATTCAGAAAAGATAATCTAAAAGTCACCTGGCAAACCATATatggatattttaaaattatcataaaaatcGTAATTTTACACACAATCATCATCATAACATCACCCATCCAACAAAATTTAGCAGACAActgatacacacacacacacatataacaCAGAGAGAGAGGTAATTACAGAAGTGATTGAGTTCATAATAACTTATGAAAAAGCTCCAGAAACATCAGAATAACGAGCAGAAAATCCCTGAATCCAAAAAGAAACGGCCCGCCTTTTCTGCCTTTTTGGATATAACTTTTGAATCAATCACAAGAAACCCGAATAAAATAACCCACCCTTATAAAGCAACGAATATAAAGAAAGAACCCACAGAAAGAAAGCAATAAAAGTCTCTTTCAAAGTTCCTCCATCTCTTCCACCTCCTCGAAAACGTCTCTTTCCACTACCATCAAAGGGGCACGGGCCATAGATACAGAGACGTGTAAGCATAGAGTATAGTTTTATACGGTACTCGTTCGGGGGAGAAAACTTGTACGCAGCCGAGATACACGGTGGAATGAGTTGTCGTGTTTGGATTCGTGAGCGCGTGTGGTGATGGTTCGAAAAGCCGCCTGCTGGGATCGTGCCACGTGGCATTCGTGGGACCCGTTTATAGCCGTGGGTTACAGAATCATGGCATGTTCCGAAACAGTTCCTACACAATTCATTTTTGTCTACACGATTCTCTCATCATCACACATCATTTATTTAAAACACTGAAAAAGTTGACTTTTGGATTAatctgataaaaaaaatgagtttttgcttgacatgaaaaaaaaaacaattaatatGTGTGTGAAATGAGGATTATTCAACATTATATTTGGAATGTTTGTATCatcaatgtatatatatatatcagtttTGATATCCTGCACACCTACCGTGCACACCTTTGTGAGCACCGATGATGTGTCATTCACCCATTTgatgtgatgaaatatagaaaaattgcgCATCCAATGGGTGAATGACACATCATCGGTGCTCACAAAGGTGTGCACGGTAGGTGTGCatgatatcaaaactatatatatatatatatatatatatatatatcaactttTATAAAAATACGAGAGATTCACATGATCTAATTATATTGAAATAGGGGAAAAACACTCACGGTGTAATATAAACTAGCCCGTGAAACGATGTCACAGATCTATATTTCTAAGACGAGTCCACCTAATTCATATTTATCatcaaaagtaatatttttgacagaaaaaaatatttttgataaaaaataatattttttttccatgATTTAGGTCGAGTTGGAGATTCGattcacaaaatatgatccttGAGACACTCTCACaaaaaattttgtgaaaaaattcCAAATTTTAATATGTTGTTGACAATTTAATTTGAATGAAGAGAAAGATGTCCATGttgtttaattttaatatttattagtATTGTTTTTAGAAATAGTGGATTTGGATGGTTGATAGTGTAATTTTGATTATATTCACAAGAAACgtatattttgttgaaaaatatatttaaaatatgtgtattgaatatttgaatgttgaatgtttgaatgttgaaaataagagttgtaaatattgaaaattagtgtgtgatgatgtaggtaatgatgtattttatttttggattatttgtaaagatttcctataaatagatctctcatttgtgaagaaaatcacaattgagtagagagaaaaatattataaagtgtgtagtttggtaaattttgagagtttgagatttttactttttaccataaatttttactttttcacaacacgttatcagcacgaagctctaaaagtcctccatccttttccaagctccaaacagaagaaaaaggtaacaaaagtaataatatttatgttactgttatttatttattgtgtatatatttaatatataatataatgttattattaataataaaaatacatttttcaaaaacttgttataaatcctgggaggatgttaagacgacatcccacactcccggtaagggatacaaCAAGTATAAAAGTCtataagatatttaaataaaatatcttatgacacatcattataataatatgatatgatatacataattatttaaatatgtctaatattatatacaccatattattaccataaaattatacaaatacatactcttatttttttatacaccaacggtcataaacagtaacaaaacggctagtttttgccctataaatatgatctcataaacacattcaatcactccaactttctcttcttctctaaaaattattcttcactaaattttcgaagaaaaaagaagatgactttctcaaggttatttttaattattttggttatcatactcacgagtcttttatttatcggagaatatcctcatcgtgtgttttctttatttttacaaatacttgtacttgttgtttatccattactttgtattgcaatattcattaactaataaaatgcatcgtaattttttttagtaccaccatgtcaaatttgacaaagctcgaatttgttgcgctcgacatcacgggaaaaaattatatgccatggactctcgatgtagaaatgcatcttgagtcattgggtctaagtgagacaataaaagaaaatggcatatcaacatcacaagaaaaagcaaaagccattatatttttgcgtcgacatctcgacgagggattgaaatgtgaatatttaattgaaaaagatcccatggctttgtggaaaggattgaaagaaagatttgaacatataagggaagttatactttcgacaacccgtgatgaatggaatatgttaagattccaagattttaagaaagtcagcgattataattcagcgatgtatcgaataatctcgcagctaaaattttgtggacatgaggtcacagaatcggaaatgcttgaaaaaacattttccacgtttcatgcatcaaatattactctacagcaacaatatagagtacgtggatttgcgagatattctgaactcatcgcctgtcttcttgtggcggaaaaaaacaacgagctattaatgagaaatcatcagtcccgacccactggatcaacagtatttccagaagtaaatgctgtaagtaaaaatgaatttaaacctggaaaccaaaatcaaattcaaagacaaggttttggtcgaggtcgaggtcgaggtcgtggacgtagacgtggacgtggaattg from the Primulina tabacum isolate GXHZ01 chromosome 8, ASM2559414v2, whole genome shotgun sequence genome contains:
- the LOC142553966 gene encoding uncharacterized protein LOC142553966 isoform X1 → MNSITSASLFADPRSRSCLQSLFVTASLVCGVFFIGSALLGTETFRLSPGFVGNGTLKYTDSENCEVPSTENKTTENTILEKCKAKCRPLGSENLPEGIVSSTSNLETHPLWGPVSDDTKPTPTRSLLAIAVGIKQKHLVNQIVKKFLENNFVVILFHYDGIVDEWNEEWGGQVLHVSAMNQTKWWFAKRFLHPDIVAEYEYIFLWDEDLGVENFHPGRYISIIKEEGLEISQPALDPRKSEVHHHITTRRRDSKVHRRYYKFAGGGKCSNNSTAPPCVGWVEMMAPVISRAAWRCAWYMIQNDLIHAWGLDMKLGYCAQGDRTVKVGVVDKEYIIHFGLPTLGGLSDKNKTSTELYNQSSPSKNLSYSESVASSVKDNFDNRYAVRLRSYREMRTFRTRWDNAVKEDACWINPFEQHK
- the LOC142553966 gene encoding uncharacterized protein LOC142553966 isoform X3, giving the protein MNSITSASLFADPRSRSCLQSLFVTASLVCGVFFIGSALLGTETFRLSPGFVGNGTLKYTDSENCEVPSTENKTTENTILEKCKAKCRPLGSENLPEGIVSSTSNLETHPLWGPVSDDTKPTPTRSLLAIAVGIKQKHLVNQIVKKVFTSLRFLLMGLGGSPSVFCIQILSLNMNIFFCGMRTWESKTFIREGAFRYISIIKEEGLEISQPALDPRKSEVHHHITTRRRDSKVHRRYYKFAGGGKCSNNSTAPPCVGWVEMMAPVISRAAWRCAWYMIQNDLIHAWGLDMKLGYCAQGDRTVKVGVVDKEYIIHFGLPTLGGLSDKNKTSTELYNQSSPSKNLSYSESVASSVKDNFDNRYAVRLRSYREMRTFRTRWDNAVKEDACWINPFEQHK
- the LOC142553966 gene encoding uncharacterized protein LOC142553966 isoform X2, with the translated sequence MLKRASLFADPRSRSCLQSLFVTASLVCGVFFIGSALLGTETFRLSPGFVGNGTLKYTDSENCEVPSTENKTTENTILEKCKAKCRPLGSENLPEGIVSSTSNLETHPLWGPVSDDTKPTPTRSLLAIAVGIKQKHLVNQIVKKFLENNFVVILFHYDGIVDEWNEEWGGQVLHVSAMNQTKWWFAKRFLHPDIVAEYEYIFLWDEDLGVENFHPGRYISIIKEEGLEISQPALDPRKSEVHHHITTRRRDSKVHRRYYKFAGGGKCSNNSTAPPCVGWVEMMAPVISRAAWRCAWYMIQNDLIHAWGLDMKLGYCAQGDRTVKVGVVDKEYIIHFGLPTLGGLSDKNKTSTELYNQSSPSKNLSYSESVASSVKDNFDNRYAVRLRSYREMRTFRTRWDNAVKEDACWINPFEQHK